The proteins below are encoded in one region of Brassica napus cultivar Da-Ae chromosome A6, Da-Ae, whole genome shotgun sequence:
- the LOC106421830 gene encoding putative F-box/kelch-repeat protein At4g39756, with the protein MVARQTKSLSRGDRFGLLKHAISYLYEKSLKVFTLTINKLISTFARNPTTSSTAPQLTSPSFSSLPDEIVVTCLAHISKSHYPKLSLVSKRFNSLIFSNELHLARSRSKTRENVLHVFLQLPGHRLPSWYSMWIKPGQTLTNELKEENSNSTGNAMLVPIPSSYSPSAPTLYLGTFSSKQYKLRHCNNSPVSSLLWVRNKGVLTPWGKSKYSPWLKAPRMKVARENAIARALDGKIYVMGGCNADESASWAEAFDTNTQTWESLPDPGPELRFSLIKSMNVTKRRVYVESSGKYDHYYNPKEGRWGVSSKVRKFGRKCEIGHVWYFCRKRGFFWYDTKLKSWRMVKGLEVLNKYCSVGVIAIANYGGKLLILWDKFDQCQNKEIWCSVIALERRSGDHEVWGTVEWASVVLTVPSSYVFFRCQVKSV; encoded by the coding sequence ATGGTTGCTCGGCAAACAAAGTCTCTGTCTCGAGGAGACCGCTTTGGTCTTCTTAAGCATGCAATaagttatttatatgaaaaatcgCTAAAAGTTTTCACTCTCACGATCAACAAATTGATATCTACTTTCGCTCGGAATCCGACCACCTCCTCCACCGCTCCGCAGCTGACATCTCCGTCGTTTTCTTCGCTTCCCGATGAGATCGTTGTAACCTGCTTAGCACACATATCAAAGTCGCACTACCCTAAACTCTCGCTAGTATCCAAGAGATTCAACTCTCTCATCTTTTCCAATGAGCTACACCTTGCGCGATCTCGCTCCAAAACACGTGAAAACGTCCTTCACGTCTTCTTACAGCTACCCGGTCACCGTCTTCCTTCGTGGTACAGCATGTGGATAAAGCCTGGTCAAACTCTAACCAATGAGTTGAAGGAGGAGAATAGTAACTCTACAGGAAACGCTATGTTGGTACCAATACCTTCTTCATATTCTCCTAGTGCACCAACATTGTATCTCGGTACGTTTAGTTCAAAACAGTATAAACTCAGACACTGCAATAACTCTCCCGTTTCATCCCTACTCTGGGTCCGTAATAAGGGTGTTCTCACTCCATGGGGTAAAAGTAAATATTCCCCATGGCTTAAAGCCCCTAGAATGAAAGTGGCTAGAGAGAATGCCATTGCGAGGGCCCTTGATGGGAAAATATATGTAATGGGTGGTTGCAATGCAGATGAATCCGCGAGTTGGGCTGAAGCTTTTGATACAAATACTCAAACTTGGGAATCTTTGCCTGACCCTGGCCCTGAGCTCCGCTTCTCATTGATTAAGTCAATGAACGTGACCAAGAGAAGGGTCTACGTTGAGAGCAGCGGGAAGTATGATCATTATTATAATCCAAAAGAAGGTAGATGGGGAGTTTCATCAAAAGTACGCAAGTTTGGGAGAAAGTGTGAGATAGGCCATGTTTGGTACTTTTGTCGTAAAAGAGGTTTCTTTTGGTACGACACAAAGCTTAAAAGTTGGAGAATGGTCAAAGGTTTGGAGGTATTGAACAAGTATTGTAGTGTTGGTGTTATTGCAATAGCTAACTATGGTGGGAAACTCTTAATCTTGTGGGACAAGTTTGATCAGTGTCAAAACAAGGAGATTTGGTGTTCGGTTATTGCGCTTGAAAGACGTAGTGGTGATCATGAAGTTTGGGGAACAGTTGAGTGGGCTAGTGTTGTGCTTACGGTTCCTAGTTCATACGTTTTCTTCCGTTGTCAAGTGAAATCGGTTTGA
- the LOC111199051 gene encoding LOW QUALITY PROTEIN: putative F-box protein At2g03610 (The sequence of the model RefSeq protein was modified relative to this genomic sequence to represent the inferred CDS: deleted 2 bases in 2 codons), with translation YESSKWERVESIGDHEMLIFGHGVTVRAPVKDVGDGVKSGSICFVDDDYVWPDHDHRGSNCGVFNIATNEIVWHSKKPCFYINESQWFA, from the exons TATGAGAGTAGCAAGTGGGAAAGAGTAGAATCTATTGGAGATCATGAGATGTTGATTTTTGGTCATGGGGTTACAGTAAGGGCACCTGttaaagatgttggtgatggaGTCAAGAGTGGTTCAATCTGTTTCGTTGATGATGAC TACGTGTGGCCAGATCATGATCATCGTGGTTCGAATTGTGGTGTCTTCAATATTGCCACGAATGAAATCGTATGGCAT AGTAAGAAGCCctgtttttatataaatgaatCTCAGTGGTTTGCTTAG
- the LOC111198754 gene encoding chloroplastic import inner membrane translocase subunit HP30-1-like, with protein sequence MSLGVIKEDSKRRGNEKRTNSYTRHRCGKCLAGAIYVGIAGMVIPPLFRRLYRVLTPLSQAQYVRNCARECSALAAAGCGIESMMRGIRGKDDLTNHLVSGSGAGLAYSFVRQGLKLKPAHALSCAAGCAVLSGTECKMNEIFSATSERSTRGKAFDN encoded by the exons ATGAGCTTGGGTGTGATCAAAGAAGATTCAAAGAGAAGAGGAAATGAAAAGCGAACAAACAGTTACACCCGTCACCGCTGCGGTAAATGTCTCGCCGGAGCTATTTACGTAGGTATAGCAGGAATGGTCATACCCCCACTTTTCCGGCGTCTATATCGAGTCCTAACCCCACTGAGTCAAGCTCAG TATGTTCGTAACTGTGCTCGGGAGTGTTCAGCATTAGCCGCTGCAGGTTGTGGAATTGAATCCATGATGAGAGGAATCAGAGGCAAAGACGATCTTACGAATCA CTTGGTCTCAGGATCAGGTGCTGGGTTGGCATACTCTTTTGTGAGGCAAGGCTTGAAACTGAAGCCTGCACACGCACTCTCCTGTGCTGCTGGTTGCGCTGTTTTGTCAGGAACAGAGTGTAAg ATGAATGAAATATTCAGTGCAACAAGTGAACGTTCCACCAGGGGCAAGGCTTTTGATAATTGA